From Candidatus Amoebophilus asiaticus 5a2, the proteins below share one genomic window:
- the dnaK gene encoding molecular chaperone DnaK, translating into MGKIIGIDLGTTNSCVAVMEGNEPVVIANSEGKRTTPSVVAFLNEGQGERKVGDAAKRQAIINPQNTISSIKRFMGKRYSDIAEESKLVPYQLEKGNNDTVRVRIGDRTYTPQEISAMILQKMKTTAEDYLGTTVKEAVITVPAYFNDAERQATKEAGQIAGLEVKRIINEPTAAALAYGLDKKNQDMKIAVFDLGGGTFDISILELGDGVFEVKSTNGDVHLGGDNFDQKLIDWLAEEFKKEESVDLRKDPTALQRLKEAAEKAKIELSGSSTTEVNLPYITAIDGVPKHLVKKITRAQFEQLVDGLVRRTLEPCKKAMQDAGLTVADIDEVILVGGSTRIPKIQEEVEKFFNKKPSKGVNPDEVVAVGAAIQGGVLTGEVKDVLLLDVIPLSFGIETLGGVYTKLIEANTTIPTKKSEVFSTAADSQSSVEIHVLQGERAMARDNRTIGKFHLDGIPPAPRGIPQIEVTFDIDANGILNVSAKDKGTGKEQKIRIEASSGLTDEEIKKMKQEAEANAEADKQEREKVDKLNTADATIFQAQKQLQELGDKIPADTKKSAEDAIEELKKAHEAKDIAAIDTAMSKVNAALQQLYAAAQQAGQAEGQAAQEPSQSTGNAQAEATDAEYEEVK; encoded by the coding sequence TGTTATGGAAGGGAATGAACCTGTTGTGATAGCTAATAGTGAGGGAAAACGCACAACACCGTCGGTAGTTGCTTTTTTAAATGAGGGCCAGGGTGAACGTAAAGTGGGAGATGCTGCCAAACGACAAGCTATCATTAATCCTCAAAATACTATAAGCTCTATCAAACGGTTTATGGGTAAGCGCTATTCAGATATAGCTGAGGAATCTAAGCTAGTACCTTATCAACTAGAAAAAGGTAACAATGACACAGTAAGAGTAAGAATAGGAGATAGAACTTATACACCTCAAGAAATATCTGCTATGATTTTACAAAAAATGAAAACCACAGCAGAAGACTACTTAGGAACAACAGTAAAGGAGGCTGTGATAACTGTCCCTGCCTATTTTAATGATGCAGAGCGACAGGCTACGAAAGAAGCTGGGCAGATAGCAGGATTAGAGGTGAAACGTATTATCAATGAGCCAACTGCTGCTGCCTTGGCATATGGGCTAGATAAGAAGAATCAAGATATGAAAATTGCTGTCTTTGATCTAGGTGGTGGTACTTTTGATATTTCTATTCTTGAGTTAGGCGATGGAGTTTTTGAAGTAAAATCTACGAATGGAGATGTACACTTGGGAGGAGATAACTTCGACCAAAAGTTAATCGATTGGTTGGCAGAAGAATTTAAAAAAGAAGAATCAGTAGATTTAAGAAAAGATCCTACAGCACTGCAAAGATTAAAAGAAGCTGCAGAAAAAGCAAAAATAGAACTTTCTGGCTCTAGTACCACAGAAGTCAACTTGCCTTATATAACAGCTATAGACGGAGTGCCTAAGCATTTAGTAAAGAAAATAACTAGAGCGCAATTTGAGCAATTGGTGGACGGCCTCGTTAGAAGAACCTTAGAGCCTTGTAAAAAAGCAATGCAAGATGCAGGGTTAACTGTGGCTGATATTGATGAAGTGATTCTTGTAGGAGGCTCTACCCGAATACCTAAGATACAAGAAGAAGTGGAAAAGTTCTTTAACAAAAAACCTTCTAAAGGTGTAAACCCAGATGAAGTAGTAGCAGTAGGAGCTGCCATACAAGGGGGTGTGCTTACTGGTGAAGTAAAAGATGTATTATTGCTAGACGTAATTCCACTTTCTTTTGGCATCGAGACCTTAGGTGGTGTATATACCAAACTCATTGAAGCAAATACAACCATACCTACTAAAAAATCAGAAGTGTTTTCTACAGCTGCTGACAGCCAATCTTCTGTAGAGATACATGTATTGCAAGGAGAAAGGGCTATGGCTCGTGATAACAGAACCATTGGTAAGTTCCATTTAGATGGCATTCCACCTGCTCCAAGAGGTATACCACAAATAGAAGTAACTTTTGATATTGATGCCAATGGTATTTTAAATGTTTCTGCTAAAGATAAAGGAACAGGCAAAGAGCAAAAAATTCGTATTGAGGCTTCTTCTGGTTTAACAGACGAAGAAATTAAAAAGATGAAGCAAGAAGCCGAAGCCAACGCAGAAGCTGATAAGCAGGAAAGAGAAAAAGTTGATAAGCTTAATACGGCTGATGCAACTATATTCCAAGCGCAAAAACAGTTACAAGAGTTAGGCGATAAAATTCCAGCAGATACTAAGAAGTCAGCTGAGGATGCAATAGAAGAGCTTAAAAAAGCTCATGAAGCTAAAGATATAGCTGCTATTGATACGGCTATGTCAAAAGTCAATGCAGCCCTACAGCAACTTTATGCGGCTGCACAGCAAGCAGGTCAGGCAGAAGGCCAAGCAGCACAAGAACCTTCTCAAAGTACAGGTAATGCACAGGCAGAAGCTACTGATGCGGAATATGAAGAAGTGAAATAA
- a CDS encoding 50S ribosomal protein L25/general stress protein Ctc, producing the protein MKTIEIIGYRRANLGKQASKQLRNDAQVPGVLYGGKEQVHFYTPMAILKDLVYTPQAYFVTLNLEGAIYNCILQDIQFHPVNEVILHIDLLQIFEDKQIKMDIPIVLVGDAPGVVKGGNLVHKKKKLSVVAYPKDMPDTIPVDISGLDVGQMTRVSHIKAENYTILAVPGTPVAVVETTRALRAGAAEAEGKGKKK; encoded by the coding sequence ATGAAAACAATAGAGATTATAGGGTATCGAAGAGCAAATCTCGGCAAGCAAGCCTCGAAACAACTACGTAACGATGCACAAGTGCCTGGCGTACTTTATGGAGGCAAGGAGCAAGTACATTTTTATACGCCTATGGCGATTCTTAAGGATTTAGTTTATACTCCCCAAGCATATTTTGTAACGCTTAACTTAGAAGGGGCTATATATAACTGTATTTTACAAGACATTCAATTTCATCCAGTTAATGAGGTTATTCTTCATATAGATCTTTTACAAATCTTTGAAGATAAACAAATCAAAATGGATATACCTATTGTATTGGTAGGCGATGCTCCTGGTGTAGTAAAAGGAGGAAATTTAGTGCATAAAAAGAAAAAGTTATCTGTTGTAGCTTATCCTAAAGATATGCCTGATACAATACCAGTAGACATTTCTGGCTTAGATGTAGGGCAGATGACACGTGTAAGTCATATTAAAGCTGAAAACTATACGATACTAGCAGTACCTGGAACTCCTGTAGCAGTAGTAGAAACCACAAGGGCTTTACGTGCTGGTGCAGCAGAAGCAGAAGGTAAAGGCAAGAAGAAGTAG
- a CDS encoding glycosyltransferase family 2 protein: MLKSNKKVIVVLPAYNASKTLELTYKDLPHTWVDTIILVDDGSNDNTVEIAKNLGIQHIICHSYNKGYGANQKSCYKKALELGADIIIMLHPDYQYTPKLIPAMVSLLDQGLYDVVLGSRILGKGALQGGMPLYKYVANRLLTLFQNLMANEKLSEYHTGYRAFSRKVLESVNFQNNADGFIFDNEMLSQIIYKKFKIAEITCPTKYFPDASSITFAKSVRYGLGVLGVSCKHLLARLKIYRSKLYI, translated from the coding sequence ATGCTTAAATCTAATAAAAAAGTAATTGTTGTCCTTCCTGCTTATAATGCTTCAAAAACGCTAGAACTCACTTACAAAGATTTACCTCATACATGGGTTGATACTATTATTTTAGTAGATGATGGTAGCAACGATAATACTGTGGAGATTGCCAAAAATTTAGGTATTCAACATATCATCTGTCATTCCTATAATAAAGGCTATGGCGCTAATCAAAAATCTTGTTATAAAAAAGCATTAGAACTAGGAGCAGACATTATTATCATGCTCCATCCTGATTATCAATATACCCCTAAGTTAATACCAGCTATGGTATCCTTGCTCGATCAAGGCTTGTATGATGTCGTGCTCGGTTCACGCATTTTAGGAAAAGGGGCCTTGCAAGGAGGTATGCCTTTGTACAAGTACGTCGCCAATCGTTTATTAACGCTATTTCAGAATTTAATGGCTAATGAAAAGCTTTCAGAATATCATACAGGGTATAGAGCTTTTTCTAGAAAAGTATTAGAAAGTGTTAATTTTCAGAATAATGCTGATGGGTTTATTTTTGATAACGAAATGCTTTCCCAAATTATTTATAAAAAGTTTAAAATTGCTGAAATTACTTGTCCTACCAAGTACTTTCCTGATGCGTCTTCTATTACCTTTGCAAAAAGCGTACGCTATGGTTTAGGTGTATTAGGCGTATCTTGTAAGCACCTTTTAGCAAGACTCAAAATTTACCGCTCAAAACTTTATATATGA
- a CDS encoding phosphatase PAP2 family protein codes for MIFRTLTQAVKDNRTFFITYNLLLLIGLYPLLAWDKLTVFLFINKHHHPLLDKFFYYITYLGDGITYGLLLITLWLLKVPFRKLLIGATSFVGMSIIVQSLKRIIFSHCHRPIKLVDDLSQLHIVDGVDIVHHLSFPSGHAGTIFVTVCLLNLILPNRNGLYSIFLLCLAALVAYSRVYLCQHFYTDIYVGGLIGGWTTFLSYAFFIDSPISDWLASKLPMKL; via the coding sequence ATGATCTTTAGGACATTAACCCAAGCTGTAAAAGACAACAGAACTTTTTTTATTACTTATAACTTATTGTTGTTAATAGGCCTTTATCCTTTACTAGCTTGGGATAAATTAACTGTTTTTCTTTTCATTAATAAACATCACCATCCTCTCTTAGACAAGTTCTTTTATTATATAACTTACTTAGGAGATGGAATTACGTATGGTTTATTGCTCATAACCTTGTGGCTTTTAAAAGTACCCTTTAGAAAACTGTTGATTGGAGCTACAAGTTTTGTAGGTATGTCAATTATCGTGCAAAGCTTAAAAAGAATAATTTTCTCTCACTGCCATCGTCCTATTAAGTTAGTGGATGATCTATCGCAGTTACATATAGTAGATGGCGTAGATATAGTACATCATCTTAGTTTTCCTTCAGGACATGCAGGTACTATTTTTGTGACAGTATGTTTACTTAACTTAATATTACCAAATAGAAATGGTTTATATAGTATATTCTTGCTCTGTTTAGCCGCATTAGTAGCTTATTCAAGAGTATACCTGTGTCAACATTTTTATACAGACATTTATGTAGGTGGATTGATAGGAGGATGGACAACCTTTTTGTCATATGCCTTTTTTATAGACAGTCCTATATCTGATTGGTTAGCTAGCAAACTTCCCATGAAGTTATAG
- a CDS encoding IS6 family transposase: MNIFKRRHFKYDIIIWAVRWYCKYGVSYRDLEEMLSERGVKVDHCTIYRWIQFYAPKILVKLKWYWKPTFGHSWRVDETYLKVKGKWVYLYRALDQAGNTIDFYLSTTRNSNAAKRFLGKALSSIAAYSRPKTINTDKNPAYAKSINELKLAGKYPLDLEHRQFKYLNNLIESDHGKLKRLINPTLVFKSIKTASATIKGFELIRMFKKGLFDAWKYGQDILGDINIITHNLLAL; encoded by the coding sequence ATGAACATCTTCAAAAGACGCCACTTCAAATACGATATAATCATATGGGCAGTAAGATGGTATTGTAAATATGGGGTAAGCTATCGCGATTTAGAAGAAATGCTATCTGAAAGAGGCGTAAAAGTGGACCATTGTACAATTTATAGATGGATTCAGTTCTATGCTCCAAAGATATTAGTTAAACTCAAATGGTATTGGAAGCCTACTTTTGGACATAGCTGGAGGGTAGATGAAACCTATCTTAAAGTTAAAGGGAAATGGGTATACCTTTATAGAGCATTAGATCAAGCAGGTAATACCATAGATTTTTATCTATCCACTACCAGAAATAGTAATGCAGCTAAGAGGTTCTTAGGTAAAGCTTTGAGCTCTATTGCTGCATATTCCAGGCCAAAGACTATCAACACGGATAAAAACCCTGCCTATGCAAAGTCCATAAATGAACTGAAGCTAGCAGGTAAATATCCTCTAGATTTAGAACACCGGCAATTTAAATATCTCAATAATTTAATAGAATCAGACCATGGTAAGCTTAAGCGGCTAATTAATCCAACATTAGTCTTTAAGTCTATCAAGACAGCCTCGGCTACCATAAAAGGCTTTGAGCTAATACGCATGTTTAAGAAGGGACTTTTTGATGCATGGAAATATGGTCAAGATATTTTGGGAGACATTAATATTATCACCCATAATTTATTAGCTCTTTAA
- a CDS encoding IS1 family transposase (programmed frameshift) codes for MNCPRCNNTQSCKDGIVRGRQHYQCKSCRFRYTVSHKSDVKPVSTKRKALQLYLEGLGFRAIGRILNISYGTVYQWVKACGDQVSLPESQDQVDIVEMDEIHTYVGFKKVYCWIWIAVDRLSKRFISYVCGDRSTQTGLKLWERVKDIGKLYCSDYWKSYEQFIPKDKHRQSKSETYTVEGYNSLMRHYLARFKRKGKCYSKQVHMIEKSLNLLMAKLNNQLPILI; via the exons ATGAACTGTCCTCGATGTAATAATACTCAAAGCTGTAAAGATGGAATTGTTAGAGGTAGACAGCACTACCAGTGTAAAAGTTGCCGTTTCCGTTACACAGTTAGCCACAAATCAGATGTTAAACCTGTATCTACTAAGCGAAAAGCGTTGCAATTATACTTAGAAGGATTAGGATTTCGAGCTATAGGGCGTATACTCAACATAAGCTATGGAACAGTCTATCAATGGGTAAAAGCATGTGGAGATCAAGTAAGTTTACCAGAAAGCCAAGATCAAGTAGATATAGTCGAGATGGATGAAATACACACATATGTGGGTT TCAAAAAAGTCTACTGCTGGATATGGATAGCTGTTGATAGATTGAGCAAGCGTTTTATATCATATGTGTGTGGAGATCGCTCGACACAAACCGGACTGAAGTTATGGGAGCGCGTCAAGGATATAGGCAAGCTGTATTGTAGTGACTATTGGAAAAGTTATGAGCAGTTTATTCCAAAAGATAAACACCGACAAAGCAAATCAGAAACATATACAGTGGAAGGATATAATAGCTTAATGAGGCACTATTTAGCAAGATTTAAGCGTAAAGGAAAATGCTATAGCAAACAGGTGCACATGATAGAAAAATCGCTCAACCTGCTAATGGCCAAGCTAAATAATCAGCTGCCTATCTTAATTTAA
- a CDS encoding ArnT family glycosyltransferase — MRKISLNTSSNCWHLILLTVIGSIAFFPFLGSIHLFDWDEINFAEAAREMIVTGNYSQVQINFEPFYEKPPLFFWLQVLSMRVWGVNEFAARFPNALFGVFTLLTLYIIGKHYKNSRFGLFWSFMHLSALLPHFYFKTGIIDPVFNYFIFVGIFCLAKLMDSTDRHAILWSLLGGSAIGLAMLTKGPVGLLLPMLTIVIYWIGSNCKRIISWQALLLFTLTSLLLPLIWFGYETYQNGIYFIKSFLIYQLELFNQPVAGHGQPFYYHFIVAFLGCFPASVLAFSKLFKTTKQERHNLFYIMRILFWVVMLLFSIASTKIVHYSSMTYFPISFFAAHYLCRLEQKKIIPSYTIHILLIIVGVLIAALLIALPIIALYKEFLYSYIKDEFTLACISLPVPWSLIDCSVGISYLLLMGAAYYFFKKCIPLYFAGWCSMATTVCLMLGIILIVPKIEIHTQRTAIKFYKSLAGKPVYVTTVGFRSYAPFFYFQQPKETVITAKQFNGLLTGELDNPAYFVVKINDRAKLECYSNIVFIKTEGGFAFFRQDNAK, encoded by the coding sequence TTGAGAAAGATATCCTTAAATACAAGTAGCAATTGCTGGCATCTTATTCTATTAACAGTAATAGGTAGCATTGCTTTTTTTCCATTTCTAGGTAGCATACATCTATTTGATTGGGATGAGATCAATTTTGCTGAAGCAGCACGCGAAATGATTGTTACAGGCAACTATAGCCAGGTACAAATTAATTTTGAGCCTTTTTATGAAAAGCCTCCTTTGTTTTTCTGGTTACAAGTATTAAGTATGAGGGTATGGGGTGTCAATGAGTTTGCTGCGCGCTTCCCTAATGCACTATTTGGCGTATTCACTTTGCTGACCCTTTATATAATTGGTAAACATTATAAAAACAGTCGGTTTGGGTTATTTTGGTCTTTCATGCATTTGAGTGCATTATTACCTCATTTCTATTTTAAAACAGGCATTATCGATCCTGTATTTAACTACTTTATTTTTGTGGGTATCTTTTGTTTAGCAAAGTTAATGGACTCAACTGATCGCCATGCTATCTTATGGTCTTTATTAGGAGGAAGTGCTATAGGCTTAGCTATGCTTACTAAAGGACCTGTTGGTTTATTATTACCAATGTTAACTATTGTAATTTATTGGATTGGAAGTAATTGTAAGCGAATTATAAGTTGGCAAGCGTTACTCCTTTTTACTTTAACAAGTTTATTGCTTCCTTTGATTTGGTTTGGTTATGAAACGTATCAAAATGGAATTTATTTTATCAAGTCCTTTTTAATTTATCAGTTAGAGCTATTTAATCAACCTGTAGCAGGGCATGGACAGCCCTTTTATTATCACTTTATAGTTGCCTTTCTAGGATGCTTTCCTGCATCTGTTCTTGCATTCAGTAAACTTTTTAAAACTACCAAGCAGGAAAGGCATAACCTGTTTTATATAATGCGAATACTCTTTTGGGTTGTTATGCTGTTGTTTAGTATAGCTAGCACTAAGATTGTACATTATTCTTCCATGACTTATTTTCCTATTAGCTTTTTTGCTGCGCACTATTTATGCCGTTTAGAACAGAAAAAAATTATACCTTCGTATACTATACATATTCTTCTAATAATAGTAGGTGTCTTAATAGCTGCTTTGCTGATTGCTTTGCCTATTATAGCGTTATACAAAGAGTTCTTATATAGCTATATAAAAGATGAATTTACGTTAGCTTGTATATCTTTGCCAGTACCTTGGAGCTTAATAGATTGTTCTGTTGGTATAAGTTATCTATTATTAATGGGTGCAGCCTATTACTTTTTTAAAAAATGTATCCCTTTATATTTTGCAGGCTGGTGTAGTATGGCAACAACAGTTTGTTTAATGCTAGGAATCATTTTAATAGTGCCTAAGATTGAGATACATACACAAAGGACTGCCATTAAATTTTATAAAAGCTTGGCGGGAAAGCCTGTGTATGTTACCACAGTTGGATTTAGAAGCTACGCTCCATTTTTTTATTTTCAACAACCTAAAGAAACTGTCATTACTGCTAAACAGTTCAACGGACTACTGACAGGAGAGCTCGATAACCCAGCTTATTTTGTAGTAAAAATAAATGATAGAGCTAAGTTAGAATGCTATTCTAATATTGTATTTATTAAAACAGAAGGTGGTTTTGCTTTTTTTAGGCAGGATAATGCTAAATGA
- a CDS encoding class I SAM-dependent methyltransferase yields the protein MFIVLTSFSCSCSTDSPSTSHPTINLPYPKQEEPELTLLEKQIRNVRNYISTLSQSYLVLGVSNEESDINERFNSCYIFLNGDHKDLTDKRILSVNFNNLKDLEQLANGLNQAFDKIILDDSCFKFTNWYITHIKKFKKLLKPGGKFIFGPSLTIGLNFYWNETTQEEIIQNIEKGSLWLDNMRSRLITDTIIPYRLPTQKDAYQSEVQTLFNKCKQILSIEDENLRNSKYRELGLAYYYADEILKDDNMLKNKIEEEVNSKHFKERLLKDVIVPKNHVYILEKVFGKGNIQVEYYQPLPFKSHWAEKQEVLITATRSLE from the coding sequence ATGTTTATAGTACTGACAAGCTTTAGCTGCTCATGCTCGACAGACAGTCCTTCTACCAGCCATCCTACTATAAACCTTCCTTACCCTAAGCAAGAAGAACCCGAGTTAACACTACTCGAGAAGCAAATAAGAAATGTAAGAAATTACATAAGCACGCTTTCGCAATCATACTTGGTCTTGGGTGTTAGTAATGAGGAGTCGGATATAAATGAACGCTTTAACTCATGCTATATCTTTCTTAATGGCGACCACAAAGACCTTACCGATAAGAGGATTCTTTCTGTTAACTTTAATAATCTTAAAGATCTTGAGCAGCTAGCAAACGGCTTAAATCAAGCTTTTGACAAAATTATTTTAGATGATTCTTGTTTTAAGTTCACTAATTGGTATATCACTCATATAAAAAAATTTAAAAAGCTTTTAAAACCCGGTGGGAAATTTATTTTTGGCCCTTCTCTAACCATAGGACTAAATTTCTACTGGAATGAGACAACACAAGAAGAAATAATACAGAATATTGAAAAAGGTTCTTTATGGTTGGATAATATGCGTAGCAGACTAATTACAGATACAATAATTCCTTATAGATTGCCTACTCAAAAAGATGCTTACCAGAGTGAAGTTCAAACTTTATTTAATAAGTGTAAACAAATTCTTTCTATTGAGGATGAAAATCTGCGCAATAGTAAGTATAGAGAGTTAGGTTTAGCATATTATTATGCTGATGAAATTCTAAAAGATGACAATATGTTAAAAAATAAAATTGAAGAGGAGGTGAACTCAAAACATTTTAAAGAAAGGTTGTTAAAAGATGTAATTGTTCCAAAAAATCATGTTTATATTCTAGAAAAAGTATTCGGAAAGGGGAATATACAAGTAGAATATTACCAGCCACTACCTTTTAAAAGCCACTGGGCTGAAAAGCAAGAGGTCCTTATTACTGCAACAAGAAGTTTAGAATAG
- a CDS encoding IS110-like element ISCaa7 family transposase codes for MLNHLILVNYMQYTHILGIDISKKTIDVALSQNKANDSIVSHKFTNNLKGYQALIAWLKKHKAPIEQILVCLENTGIYHRSLVSFLQSHQAFIWVENATSIKWSNGVQRGKSDQIDAQRICFYAFRNQDKARQFSTKDESLQQIDDLSALRERLIQARVALLAPIKELRETGLKKNATMLEESSKQTLASLEKEIRAIEDKIKQIIQQQKELENKYQIIRSVPGVGFVTAIHLMIYTHNFKRFDNAKQLACYAGVAPFEYSSGSSIRGRTKVHPMANKTLKTSLHMCALSSIRNNVEMKEYYEKKVKQGKNKMSVINAIRNKILLKVFACVRDGKMHEYKQVA; via the coding sequence ATGTTAAACCATTTAATACTAGTAAATTATATGCAATATACCCACATTCTTGGCATAGATATATCTAAAAAAACGATTGATGTAGCATTGAGCCAAAATAAAGCCAACGATTCTATTGTATCCCATAAGTTTACTAATAACTTAAAAGGTTATCAAGCTTTGATAGCTTGGCTTAAAAAACATAAGGCTCCAATTGAACAAATCCTTGTATGCCTAGAAAACACCGGAATCTACCATCGGTCTTTGGTAAGTTTTCTTCAAAGCCACCAAGCTTTCATATGGGTAGAAAACGCTACTTCCATTAAATGGAGCAATGGAGTACAAAGAGGTAAAAGTGATCAAATAGATGCTCAAAGAATTTGTTTTTACGCTTTTAGGAATCAAGATAAAGCTCGCCAATTCTCAACTAAAGATGAGTCTTTGCAACAAATAGATGATTTATCTGCTCTTAGAGAACGTTTAATCCAAGCTAGAGTAGCCTTGCTAGCACCTATTAAAGAACTTAGAGAGACTGGGTTGAAAAAAAATGCAACTATGTTAGAAGAATCCTCTAAACAAACTTTAGCTAGCCTGGAGAAAGAAATAAGAGCAATAGAGGATAAGATAAAACAGATTATTCAGCAACAAAAGGAATTAGAAAACAAGTATCAGATCATACGTTCTGTACCTGGAGTAGGCTTTGTAACAGCTATTCATCTGATGATTTATACTCATAATTTTAAGCGATTTGATAATGCTAAACAATTAGCTTGTTATGCTGGAGTAGCTCCTTTCGAATATAGTTCAGGAAGTAGCATTAGAGGAAGAACTAAAGTACATCCGATGGCCAATAAAACTTTAAAAACTTCCTTACACATGTGTGCCTTAAGCTCAATTAGAAATAATGTTGAAATGAAGGAGTATTATGAGAAAAAAGTAAAACAAGGAAAAAATAAGATGAGTGTTATTAATGCTATAAGAAATAAAATACTACTTAAGGTGTTTGCTTGTGTTAGAGATGGAAAAATGCATGAGTATAAACAAGTAGCTTAA